The Qipengyuania aurantiaca genome contains the following window.
CCAGTTATGGCTACCGTCCTTGTCGGCGAATAGGCGTTGACGAAGAACCACTTGCCGTCGGGCGAGAAGCAGCCACCGGCAAGTTCGGTCTGCAGCTTGAGCCGGCCGAACACATAGGGTGCGCCCAGCGGCGTGATGCCGATCAGCCGGTTGTCGACCACCTCGGTATACTGGTCTTCGCACACGATCAGGTGGCCGTTGGGGGCCACGGTAAGATTGTCGCCATAGTTGAATTGCGCGGGATCGGAGCTCTCGAAGAACAGCTCCACCCGTTCGGGCGTGCCGTCGAAGGCGGGCTGGAGGCGGAAGACCTGACCCAGTTTGGCCGCACCGCCGCTGGTCGAGCAAATGTAAAGCTCGCCCTCGCCCATGTGGATGCCCTCGCCCCGCGCGATCAGGGTCGCGCCCATGGCCGCGCCGCGCTTGCGCAGATCGTCGAGCGGGGCCTCGACATTGTCGAGCGCGACCCAGCGCACGCTGCGCGGCTCCTGCACCGCGATCGAGACCGCGTCCCAGTTGCGCGCATCGGCGACGCCTTCGATCACCATCGCTTCGAGGCGGCCCGGCTCGTCGAGCCGGCCGTTGGGCACGAACCGGTAGAGCAGGGAATCGTCGCGATCCTCGGTCAGGTAGACAAGGCCGTTGCGCGGATCGACGCAGGCCGCCTCGTGGTTGAAGCGGCCAAGATGCTTGAGCGGCTGCGCGTCCACCAGCCCGGTCGCGCTCGCCGGCACTTCGAACACCCAACCGTGGTTCTTGGCCAGCTTGTCGGGCGCGATGTGCTGGTCCTCGCTCACGAATTCCTCGCAGGTGAGCCAGCTGCCCCACGGCGTCACCCCGCCCGAACAATTGCGGATCGTCCCGGCAAGCGAGCGGAACTCGCGCTTCTTCTGCAAGGTCGCCGCGTCGAGCACGAGGGTCGTGGTGCCTCCGGGAAGGACGTGATGTCCGGCGATCGTGTCGTACCCGCTCGTCACCGTACCGCCGATATCCTGTCCCGGCATCAATTCGTGGTTGCGCACCAGCGCGATCTCCCCGCCATCGAGCGGCAGGCAGCCCATGCCGTCTGCGTGGTCGGGCACTGTGCCGCCATCGCTCATCGCATCGCCGAGGCTGGAGAGCAGGCGGTAGGAAAAGCCTTCGGGCAGGTCGAGGAGACCGGCCGGATCGGGGACCAGATCGCCATAGCCGGTGAAGTTCGCCCAGCGCGACGCGCCGCGGGTCATGCAGCCGCTCAGCGAAAGCGCGGCAAAGGCGCTCGCGGTGGCGGACAGGAACTGGCGGCGATGAAGACTTGCAGGCATGCGGTACTCCCTTGGCGGTATGGCCCAAGCCATGCGATAGCAGTGCGACAGGCAAATGACAGCAGGGAGAGCGGAGATGGAACTGACCGAAGGCATGGCGGCGGTGGTCACGGGTGGGGCCAGCGGTCTCGGCAAGGCGAGCGCGCAGGCGCTGGCCGATCTCGGCCTGAAAGTGACGATCTTCGACGTGAACGAAGAGGCCGGCGAGGCGCACGCCAAGGCCATCGGCGGCACCTTTGCGCGCGTGGACATCACCGACGAGCAATCGGTCGTCGACGGTTTCGAAAAGGCGCGCGGCACCCACGGGCAGGAGCGCGTAACCGTCCATTGCGCCATGACCAGCCGCCGCGGCAAGACCTTGGGCTGGGACAAAGAAACGGGCGGCTACAAGCGCCTCTCGACCGCGGATTACGCCTATGGGGCGGAAGGCATCCTCGTCTCCTCCTATCGCATCGCCAGCCATTCCGCGCTGGGTATGGCCAACAGCGAGCCGCTGAACGCGGACGGCGAGCGCGGCTGCATCACGCTGACCGCCAGCGTGGCGGCGCAGGACGGCCAGATCGGGCAAGTTATCTATGGCAGTTGCAAGGCAGGGGTGAACGGCCTCGTCCTGCCGATGGCGCGCGACCTCATGGACCTCGGCATCCGCGTCAATTCAGTCATGCCGGGCATATTCGCCACCCCGTTGATGCTGGGCATGAAGGACCGCAACCCACAGATGTGGGACCAGTTGAACGCCAGCGTCCCCTTCCCCAAACGCCTCGGCGAGCCGGAGGAATTCGCCTCGCTCATCTGCGAAATCGCGCGCAACAGCTACATCAACGGCCACCAGTTCCGCCTCGACGGTGCGATCCGGATGCCGCCGAAATAGAGAAAATCAGGGAGGTGGAGCGGGTAGCGGGAATCGAACCCGCGCGTCCAGCATGGGAAGCTGGCAGGCTACCATTACATCATACCCGCAGCCCGGAGCGGCGATTTGCCTGTGGCCAGCGTGGCGGTCAACATGGTTTTTCGCCTCCGCCCTCGCTAGGCAGGCAGCAGGAAAACGATTTGGGACCGGTTTCACAAAACGATGATCACTGACGATAGGATAATTCTCGGCCTGCTCGGCCTTGTGCTCGCTTTCGTCTTCGCGACGCGCGACCGGCCCGGCTGGACGAAATTCTACACCTTCGTGCCGATCATCCTCGTCTGCTATCTGGTCCCTTCGCTGATGGTCACCTTCGGCCTGATCGATGTGAGCGAGAGCAATCTTTGGACTGTCGCGAAGGACTTCTTCCTGCCCGCCGCGCTGTTCCTGATGACGCTCAGCATCGACCTCAAAGGCATTCTCGGGCTCGGCAGCAAGGCCATCATCATGTTCCTCACCGCCACGCTGGGCATCGTGATCGGCGGACCGATTGCGCTTTGGGCGGTGGCGCAGTTCGACCCCTCCATCATCGGCACGGGCGACAACGCCGCCTGGCGCGGGCTGGCAACGCTGGCCGGAAGCTGGATCGGGGGCGGCGCGAACCAGACCGCCATGCTTGAAGTCTATGGCTACAACATCGAACGCTATTCCGCGCTGATCGCAGTCGACATCATCGTCGCCAATATCTGGATGATCTTCCTCCTCTATGGCGCCGGCGCGAGCGAGCGGGTCGACCGTTGGCTGGGCGCGGACAGCAGCGCGATCGACGCCCTCCGCGACAAGATGGCGGACTACACCAGCTCGGTGGAACGCGTCGCAAAGGCCAACGACTATGTGCTCCTTTTCGGCGCGACGCTGGCCGTGGTCGGCCTATGCCACCTGCTTGGCGGCCTGCTCGGCGGGTTCTTCGCAGACCTCCAAGGGGAAGACGCAACGCTGGCGAGCAGCTTCTTCTGGGTCGTCGTCGTGGCGACGACGCTGGGCCTTGCCGCCAGCTTCACCCG
Protein-coding sequences here:
- a CDS encoding SDR family oxidoreductase → MELTEGMAAVVTGGASGLGKASAQALADLGLKVTIFDVNEEAGEAHAKAIGGTFARVDITDEQSVVDGFEKARGTHGQERVTVHCAMTSRRGKTLGWDKETGGYKRLSTADYAYGAEGILVSSYRIASHSALGMANSEPLNADGERGCITLTASVAAQDGQIGQVIYGSCKAGVNGLVLPMARDLMDLGIRVNSVMPGIFATPLMLGMKDRNPQMWDQLNASVPFPKRLGEPEEFASLICEIARNSYINGHQFRLDGAIRMPPK
- a CDS encoding DUF819 domain-containing protein produces the protein MITDDRIILGLLGLVLAFVFATRDRPGWTKFYTFVPIILVCYLVPSLMVTFGLIDVSESNLWTVAKDFFLPAALFLMTLSIDLKGILGLGSKAIIMFLTATLGIVIGGPIALWAVAQFDPSIIGTGDNAAWRGLATLAGSWIGGGANQTAMLEVYGYNIERYSALIAVDIIVANIWMIFLLYGAGASERVDRWLGADSSAIDALRDKMADYTSSVERVAKANDYVLLFGATLAVVGLCHLLGGLLGGFFADLQGEDATLASSFFWVVVVATTLGLAASFTRARDLEGVGASKFGTLFIFLLVAIIGTKMDVTQLGDAPGFFAVGLIWIIIHVVLLLVVAKLIKAPFFFVAVGSKANVGGAASAPVVAAAFHPALAPVGVLLAVLGYALGTYGAILCAQMMAAVG
- a CDS encoding alkaline phosphatase PhoX — its product is MPASLHRRQFLSATASAFAALSLSGCMTRGASRWANFTGYGDLVPDPAGLLDLPEGFSYRLLSSLGDAMSDGGTVPDHADGMGCLPLDGGEIALVRNHELMPGQDIGGTVTSGYDTIAGHHVLPGGTTTLVLDAATLQKKREFRSLAGTIRNCSGGVTPWGSWLTCEEFVSEDQHIAPDKLAKNHGWVFEVPASATGLVDAQPLKHLGRFNHEAACVDPRNGLVYLTEDRDDSLLYRFVPNGRLDEPGRLEAMVIEGVADARNWDAVSIAVQEPRSVRWVALDNVEAPLDDLRKRGAAMGATLIARGEGIHMGEGELYICSTSGGAAKLGQVFRLQPAFDGTPERVELFFESSDPAQFNYGDNLTVAPNGHLIVCEDQYTEVVDNRLIGITPLGAPYVFGRLKLQTELAGGCFSPDGKWFFVNAYSPTRTVAITGPWAT